A window of the Bdellovibrio sp. ZAP7 genome harbors these coding sequences:
- a CDS encoding helix-turn-helix domain-containing protein — translation MVTKSDKKTKQSPCPVTKTMQVIGGKWKPMILFNLLSGRKRFNELQRLAGNPSARVLTLQLRELEDDKIIKRDVFDQIPPRVEYSLTTKGKSLSSVLEMMANWGQTHG, via the coding sequence ATGGTTACAAAATCCGACAAAAAGACAAAACAGTCACCTTGCCCGGTTACCAAGACCATGCAAGTGATTGGCGGAAAATGGAAACCCATGATTCTTTTTAATCTGCTGTCAGGCCGAAAGCGCTTTAACGAATTACAAAGACTTGCGGGAAATCCTTCGGCACGTGTGCTTACTCTACAGCTGCGCGAACTTGAAGACGACAAAATCATCAAACGCGATGTCTTTGATCAAATTCCTCCGCGCGTGGAGTACTCACTGACCACGAAGGGAAAAAGCCTAAGTTCTGTGTTAGAAATGATGGCAAATTGGGGCCAAACCCACGGTTAG
- a CDS encoding nuclear transport factor 2 family protein: MEDAMPARQYKDFFQKYVKAYNRGLKGDLDTELIQSFFTEHFLAAGPDSVETGSNNITFSATLRKAYSFYQKIGTREMHVRNLMVTPIDRFHDMVKVYYRADYTPQGKPIKSIDFDVTYFIQISDQGPKIFGFVVRDEMQAYRDAGLVS, translated from the coding sequence TTGGAGGACGCTATGCCTGCCCGGCAGTACAAAGATTTTTTCCAGAAATACGTTAAAGCCTATAATCGCGGTCTTAAAGGCGATCTTGATACGGAATTGATCCAAAGTTTTTTTACCGAGCATTTTCTTGCGGCGGGACCTGATTCGGTAGAAACAGGTTCAAATAATATTACTTTCTCCGCGACTTTGCGGAAAGCCTATTCATTCTATCAAAAAATCGGAACCAGGGAGATGCACGTTCGCAACCTTATGGTCACGCCAATCGATCGTTTTCATGACATGGTGAAGGTTTATTATCGCGCCGATTATACTCCCCAAGGAAAACCAATTAAGTCGATTGATTTTGACGTGACTTATTTTATTCAGATCAGTGACCAGGGCCCAAAAATATTTGGCTTCGTTGTCAGGGACGAGATGCAGGCTTATCGTGATGCAGGATTAGTTAGTTGA
- a CDS encoding helix-turn-helix transcriptional regulator, with product MDQLSQTFQALADPTRRAMLAHLAKGESNVTDLAKPFLKEMSLPAVTKHLKVLEKAGLITKTKEAQWRPCKINADGLRDVADWMEHYRTFWEESFDRLDAYLKTVTAKEKTSKGKKNGRKK from the coding sequence ATGGATCAGTTAAGTCAAACATTTCAGGCACTCGCAGACCCCACCCGTCGGGCGATGCTTGCGCACTTGGCAAAGGGCGAATCAAATGTGACAGATCTGGCAAAGCCATTTCTGAAAGAAATGAGTCTGCCCGCTGTCACCAAACATTTGAAAGTTCTTGAAAAGGCCGGACTGATCACCAAAACCAAAGAGGCACAATGGCGTCCCTGCAAAATCAATGCAGATGGACTTCGTGATGTTGCCGATTGGATGGAACATTACCGAACATTTTGGGAAGAAAGTTTTGATCGACTGGATGCTTACTTAAAAACCGTCACTGCCAAAGAAAAGACATCGAAAGGGAAAAAAAATGGGCGCAAGAAATAA
- a CDS encoding VOC family protein, whose translation MKIERIDHLVFTVKDISATCDFYQKVLNMEVVTFKGNRKALSFGNQKINLHQVGKEFEPKADKPTAGAIDLCLITKTPLDEAKKHIESFGVKIIEGPIERTGAMGPIKSIYFRDPDFNLIEVSNY comes from the coding sequence ATGAAAATAGAGCGAATCGATCACCTTGTATTTACAGTAAAAGACATTTCTGCCACTTGCGATTTCTATCAGAAAGTCCTGAACATGGAAGTCGTGACGTTCAAAGGAAACCGCAAAGCTCTTTCATTTGGAAATCAAAAAATAAATCTGCATCAGGTGGGAAAAGAGTTTGAACCCAAAGCAGACAAACCAACTGCGGGAGCTATCGATCTTTGCCTGATAACAAAAACACCTCTTGATGAAGCGAAGAAACACATCGAAAGCTTTGGAGTTAAAATAATCGAGGGCCCTATTGAGCGCACAGGAGCAATGGGGCCGATAAAATCAATTTATTTCCGAGATCCTGATTTTAATCTGATAGAGGTTTCGAACTATTGA
- a CDS encoding CoA-binding protein codes for MNVKDNEIKGLLEKYKKFSVYGLSPDQTKASHYVPAYMRDHGWEMVGTYPKDHEENGFKIYSSLKEVPAEYRKFVDVFRSSDRIPDVVDEVLAVGGVEVLWLQLGISNPEAEARAEKAGIKVVSDRCLIIEHKRWF; via the coding sequence ATGAACGTTAAAGACAATGAAATCAAAGGACTGCTGGAAAAGTATAAAAAGTTTTCCGTCTATGGGCTAAGCCCCGATCAAACCAAAGCCAGCCACTATGTACCGGCGTACATGCGCGATCATGGCTGGGAAATGGTTGGGACTTATCCAAAGGATCATGAGGAGAACGGGTTCAAAATCTACTCATCGCTGAAAGAGGTTCCCGCAGAGTACAGAAAATTTGTTGATGTTTTCAGAAGCTCGGACCGTATTCCCGATGTCGTTGATGAAGTCTTGGCGGTCGGTGGCGTTGAAGTTTTATGGCTGCAACTGGGAATCAGTAATCCAGAAGCAGAGGCCAGAGCAGAAAAGGCAGGGATCAAAGTAGTCTCTGATCGCTGCCTTATTATCGAACATAAACGCTGGTTTTAG
- a CDS encoding SDR family oxidoreductase, with protein MIAITGATGHLGKLAVEALLNKGAKPQELVAIVRNKEKAKDLVSKGITVREADYGNVDRLQKALEGVDKLLFISGSEAGQRVPQHTNVINAAKNAKVKFIAYTSILKADTSKMLLAQEHLATEKMISQSGIPHAFLRNSWYIENYTEQFGNVLKSGVIAGAAQNGKVSAATRADYAAAAAAVVLGDTSKNAIYELAGDSFTLSELAAVTSRLSGKTIEYKDMPTGEYAKLLMSFGVPQGFAEILADSDAGIVRGDLYTDRDDLKKLLGRKPSSLEDTVKKALQ; from the coding sequence ATGATCGCAATCACAGGGGCAACAGGACATTTGGGTAAATTGGCAGTGGAGGCTCTTTTAAACAAAGGCGCGAAACCTCAAGAGTTGGTGGCTATTGTTAGAAACAAAGAAAAAGCTAAAGACCTTGTCTCAAAAGGAATCACGGTTCGTGAGGCAGACTATGGTAATGTAGATCGTTTGCAAAAGGCGTTGGAAGGTGTGGATAAGCTTCTTTTCATTTCAGGAAGTGAAGCAGGTCAACGCGTTCCTCAACACACGAATGTTATTAATGCCGCAAAAAACGCAAAGGTAAAATTCATTGCTTACACAAGCATCTTAAAGGCTGACACCAGCAAAATGCTTTTAGCTCAGGAACATTTGGCGACTGAAAAAATGATTTCTCAATCGGGTATCCCTCATGCGTTTTTAAGAAATAGCTGGTACATCGAAAACTACACAGAGCAATTCGGCAACGTTTTAAAAAGTGGTGTGATCGCTGGTGCCGCTCAAAATGGAAAAGTGAGTGCTGCTACCCGAGCGGACTATGCAGCAGCTGCCGCAGCAGTTGTTCTGGGAGATACTTCTAAAAATGCTATCTATGAACTTGCCGGTGATTCATTTACTTTATCTGAACTGGCGGCAGTAACTTCGCGACTCAGTGGTAAGACTATTGAATATAAAGATATGCCTACCGGCGAATACGCGAAACTATTGATGAGCTTCGGAGTTCCACAGGGATTTGCCGAAATTCTTGCCGATTCAGATGCTGGGATTGTCAGAGGAGATCTTTATACGGATCGCGATGATCTTAAAAAGCTTTTGGGTCGCAAGCCTTCTTCACTAGAAGATACCGTGAAGAAAGCTTTGCAATAA
- a CDS encoding LysR family transcriptional regulator, with translation MTIDQLETLEMIVEKGSFKAASEFLNKTQPSLSVAIKKLEEEFDLQLFNREEYRPKLTPEGLMFYNWAKQCLLSFRELQTVGQELGSKKVEPFLTVVLDPLVRFEAIEGVFQETILSKHPTEMTFRSEIMSGGLNSLLSGDADFSISTKSGENENIESVFFDKIEMIPVVAKSLAKKLPNLTYKSLKQFPQIVVLQQGDKANLLKRDGKGLVADSKKSYVTDHALKHRMIMNGFGWGSLPFSEVEKELSRGTLIQIKDEHVKPFYLDLHIMRMKHKPMGPVARAVWEQLLSNCIKQNPQKNSNR, from the coding sequence GTGACGATAGATCAGCTGGAAACACTTGAAATGATTGTGGAAAAAGGAAGCTTTAAGGCAGCCTCTGAGTTCCTAAATAAGACCCAGCCCAGTCTAAGTGTTGCGATTAAGAAGCTGGAGGAGGAATTTGATCTTCAGCTCTTTAATCGTGAGGAATATAGGCCCAAGCTGACCCCTGAGGGTTTGATGTTCTATAACTGGGCGAAGCAGTGCTTATTATCTTTCCGTGAACTTCAAACCGTCGGGCAAGAGCTGGGTTCAAAAAAAGTAGAACCATTTTTGACAGTTGTTTTGGATCCACTCGTGAGATTTGAAGCCATCGAGGGAGTGTTTCAGGAGACCATTCTTAGCAAACATCCCACTGAAATGACTTTTCGTTCAGAAATTATGAGTGGTGGCTTGAATTCATTGCTTTCAGGTGACGCAGATTTTTCTATCTCTACTAAATCTGGAGAAAATGAAAATATCGAAAGCGTCTTTTTTGATAAAATCGAAATGATCCCGGTCGTTGCGAAATCTTTGGCGAAGAAGTTACCGAATCTTACCTATAAGTCTTTAAAACAGTTTCCGCAGATCGTGGTGTTGCAACAAGGGGATAAGGCAAATTTACTTAAAAGAGATGGCAAGGGTTTAGTCGCTGATTCCAAAAAAAGCTATGTCACTGATCATGCTTTGAAGCACAGAATGATTATGAATGGTTTTGGCTGGGGAAGTTTGCCTTTCAGTGAAGTCGAAAAAGAATTGAGTCGTGGCACTCTGATTCAGATTAAAGATGAACACGTGAAACCTTTTTACCTGGATCTGCACATCATGCGTATGAAGCATAAACCCATGGGGCCTGTTGCCCGCGCTGTGTGGGAACAACTTCTGAGCAATTGTATAAAGCAAAATCCCCAGAAAAATAGCAACAGATAG
- a CDS encoding methyl-accepting chemotaxis protein, translated as MKMSLKAKLFALCIFMAAIPVVVGGVAFWGIQGIGRSYEKVTGDVLGNIEVADKMYLHFRSIRISLRSLGLPGLSHEQGLQYVKEVTDSIAAYEKADELYKSYGFLPGEKEKYDEVNSTWVAFKSLGTEALKLYLSGTNEDKLKLIGIFLIDCPKYAAAYDKAIASLVSFHHMNGEAWVQEARDTGKETNTTVLVTILFGVILGMGCGAWVAVSLSKSIAQVSEEIAKGAEQVKHASEQITDSSHALSSASSQQAASLEETVATIEELTAMVKTNSENAKQAAHLATSTRESAVKGEQDIHSLITSIQLISSDSKKIAEITSVIDDIAFQTNLLALNAAVEAARAGEQGRGFAVVADAVRSLAQRSAESAKSIATLINESVERIAEGSAKAEQSGVVFSEIVTSIKKIADLSGEISTASHEQANGIVQMGKAMNDLDEVTQQNASASEEAAVSAQQLADQAKQLRTNVDDLDRIVAGRSVAAAEGAQDEDSISLGQPVRFAS; from the coding sequence ATGAAAATGAGTCTGAAGGCAAAGTTGTTCGCGCTTTGCATATTTATGGCGGCGATACCGGTTGTTGTGGGTGGGGTTGCGTTCTGGGGTATCCAAGGAATTGGCAGATCCTATGAAAAGGTAACAGGCGATGTTCTGGGGAATATCGAAGTTGCTGATAAAATGTACCTTCATTTTCGTTCTATTCGTATCAGCCTAAGAAGTTTGGGGCTGCCTGGTTTGTCTCATGAGCAAGGCTTACAGTACGTAAAAGAAGTGACTGACAGTATCGCGGCTTATGAAAAGGCTGATGAACTTTATAAGTCTTATGGCTTCCTGCCGGGTGAGAAAGAAAAATATGACGAAGTAAATTCCACTTGGGTGGCATTTAAAAGTTTAGGTACAGAAGCCTTGAAACTTTATCTTTCTGGAACGAACGAAGATAAGCTGAAATTGATTGGTATCTTTCTGATTGATTGCCCAAAGTACGCCGCAGCTTATGATAAGGCTATAGCCAGTCTGGTTTCATTCCATCATATGAATGGAGAGGCGTGGGTTCAGGAAGCCCGCGACACCGGCAAAGAAACGAATACCACGGTGTTAGTTACAATTCTTTTCGGGGTGATTTTAGGAATGGGCTGCGGAGCTTGGGTTGCCGTCTCTTTGTCTAAATCCATTGCTCAAGTATCTGAAGAGATCGCAAAGGGTGCGGAGCAAGTGAAGCATGCTTCGGAGCAAATCACGGATTCTTCGCATGCTTTGTCTTCTGCTTCCTCACAACAAGCTGCCTCCCTTGAGGAAACAGTGGCTACGATTGAGGAACTGACCGCCATGGTGAAAACAAATTCCGAAAATGCAAAGCAAGCGGCGCACCTTGCCACTTCTACTCGTGAAAGTGCTGTGAAAGGTGAGCAGGATATTCATTCCTTAATTACCTCTATTCAATTGATTTCATCTGATTCCAAAAAGATCGCCGAGATTACTTCGGTGATTGACGATATCGCTTTTCAAACGAACTTGTTGGCGCTCAATGCGGCAGTGGAAGCCGCTCGTGCCGGCGAGCAAGGACGAGGGTTTGCGGTGGTTGCTGATGCCGTTAGAAGTTTAGCGCAACGAAGCGCAGAGTCAGCGAAAAGTATAGCCACTCTTATTAACGAAAGCGTTGAAAGAATTGCAGAGGGCAGCGCGAAGGCGGAACAAAGCGGTGTCGTGTTTTCGGAAATCGTAACCTCAATTAAGAAAATTGCGGATTTAAGTGGAGAAATCTCTACAGCTAGTCATGAGCAAGCCAACGGCATCGTCCAAATGGGTAAAGCCATGAATGATCTGGATGAAGTCACACAGCAAAATGCCTCAGCTTCGGAAGAAGCAGCCGTCTCGGCTCAACAGCTTGCAGATCAAGCAAAGCAGCTCCGTACTAATGTTGATGATTTAGATCGAATTGTGGCAGGACGGTCCGTTGCTGCTGCTGAGGGCGCTCAAGATGAAGACTCAATTTCACTTGGTCAGCCCGTCAGATTTGCGTCGTAA
- a CDS encoding SRPBCC family protein, translating into MGKKIAIGILVLIFLFLGYVATRSGSFHYENSTVISAPADKIFPYLSNFKLGGQWNPYELVDPTMKKTYTGEDGKVGSVMEFEGNKDAGSGKLEMLEIKPNEFVQMKLTMTEPMHGEQLINYKLIPEGSSTKFTWAMHGDGGFMTKLMTVLIDCEKMFKTQMDKGFENLKKVVEAPPGTTPAVEPAATQSPQN; encoded by the coding sequence ATGGGTAAAAAAATAGCCATCGGTATCTTAGTTCTTATCTTCTTGTTTTTGGGATATGTTGCGACTCGTAGTGGCTCCTTTCATTATGAAAACAGCACCGTGATCAGTGCCCCCGCGGACAAAATATTTCCTTATCTTTCGAATTTCAAATTGGGTGGACAATGGAATCCCTATGAGTTGGTTGATCCTACCATGAAGAAAACCTATACCGGCGAAGATGGCAAAGTGGGCTCAGTCATGGAGTTCGAAGGCAATAAAGACGCCGGCTCGGGAAAGCTGGAAATGTTAGAGATCAAACCGAATGAATTCGTGCAAATGAAACTGACAATGACCGAGCCTATGCACGGTGAGCAACTGATCAATTATAAATTAATTCCAGAAGGTTCGTCGACCAAGTTCACTTGGGCTATGCACGGTGATGGTGGCTTTATGACGAAGTTAATGACGGTTTTGATCGATTGCGAAAAAATGTTTAAAACTCAAATGGACAAAGGATTTGAAAATTTGAAAAAGGTTGTAGAGGCGCCGCCAGGTACTACACCTGCTGTAGAACCGGCAGCTACTCAATCTCCACAAAACTAA
- a CDS encoding pirin family protein produces MNLKIPLKRRGFILGALTTAVGLFAGAGPLIRKEKGMLTVRRSNDRGLAEHGWLKSRHTFSFAEYYDPEHMHFGPLRVINEDRIAASSGFDTHPHRDMEIISYVISGGLQHRDSMGNVAVIKPGEVQRMSAGTGVLHSEYNDESDKETHFFQIWIMPNKRGVQPGYGQKSFEKELASQKLVHVISTDGRDGTIGIHQDADMYISRLKKSEELEFEIGDDRRMWLQVVKGNVEVNGEKLATGDAIAATDVATANIKASDDSEMILFKLP; encoded by the coding sequence ATGAACTTGAAGATTCCCCTGAAGCGTCGCGGATTTATCTTAGGCGCATTAACGACAGCAGTAGGTTTATTTGCGGGGGCAGGGCCTCTTATTAGAAAGGAAAAAGGTATGTTAACAGTAAGAAGATCAAACGATAGAGGATTGGCAGAGCACGGATGGTTGAAGTCTCGTCATACGTTTTCCTTTGCAGAATACTATGACCCAGAACACATGCACTTCGGTCCACTACGCGTAATCAACGAAGACCGAATCGCAGCAAGCTCTGGCTTTGATACACATCCTCACCGCGATATGGAAATCATCTCTTACGTAATCTCTGGCGGTCTACAACACAGAGATTCTATGGGTAACGTGGCAGTGATTAAACCAGGTGAAGTGCAACGCATGAGCGCAGGCACAGGCGTTCTTCACTCGGAGTATAATGATGAGTCTGACAAAGAAACGCATTTCTTCCAAATCTGGATTATGCCCAACAAACGTGGCGTCCAGCCAGGTTACGGTCAGAAATCATTCGAGAAAGAACTGGCTTCACAAAAATTGGTGCATGTGATTTCCACAGACGGTCGCGATGGCACAATCGGAATTCATCAAGATGCAGATATGTATATCTCGCGCTTGAAAAAATCCGAAGAACTTGAGTTCGAAATTGGTGATGATCGCCGTATGTGGCTTCAAGTGGTCAAAGGCAACGTCGAAGTAAATGGTGAAAAACTTGCGACCGGTGATGCAATTGCGGCAACCGATGTAGCCACTGCAAACATCAAAGCCAGCGATGACTCTGAAATGATTTTATTTAAACTTCCGTAA
- a CDS encoding exodeoxyribonuclease III — MKLISWNVNGLRSVHKKNFREWFEKEKADVVCLQEIKITDEAIKKDETFYHPAKYHSSWAFAEKPGYSGLAIYSKNEPDDVRVGLGIPKFDSEGRWIEADFGPITVVNSYFPNSQREHTRLPFKLEFCAAAEKRLQALRKKGREVMICGDFNIAHKEIDLRNPKTNMKNAGFLPEERAWMTKFLDKLEWVDAFRKFEQGPDHYTWWSYRPGVREKNIGWRLDYFLVNKEASDRLKAAAHCPDVMGSDHCPVRLTLKK; from the coding sequence ATGAAATTGATTTCCTGGAACGTGAACGGTCTTCGTTCCGTTCATAAAAAGAACTTCCGTGAATGGTTTGAAAAAGAAAAGGCAGATGTTGTCTGCCTTCAGGAAATCAAAATTACTGACGAGGCGATTAAAAAGGATGAAACATTTTATCATCCGGCAAAGTATCACTCTTCATGGGCGTTTGCGGAAAAGCCGGGATACTCGGGTCTCGCGATCTATTCTAAGAATGAACCCGATGATGTCCGGGTCGGTTTGGGAATCCCCAAATTTGATTCTGAAGGTCGCTGGATCGAGGCGGACTTCGGCCCGATTACCGTGGTGAACAGCTATTTCCCAAATAGCCAAAGAGAACACACTCGATTACCTTTTAAACTGGAGTTCTGTGCGGCTGCAGAAAAGCGCCTGCAAGCTTTGAGAAAAAAAGGGCGCGAAGTGATGATCTGTGGTGATTTTAATATCGCTCACAAAGAAATTGATCTTCGTAATCCCAAAACCAATATGAAAAATGCGGGCTTTCTGCCGGAAGAACGTGCGTGGATGACAAAGTTCCTGGATAAGCTTGAATGGGTTGATGCTTTCAGAAAATTCGAGCAAGGCCCAGATCACTACACGTGGTGGAGCTATCGACCTGGAGTGCGGGAAAAGAACATTGGTTGGCGCTTGGATTACTTCCTGGTGAACAAAGAAGCGTCGGATAGATTAAAGGCTGCAGCCCATTGCCCAGATGTTATGGGTTCTGACCACTGCCCTGTTCGTCTTACTCTGAAAAAGTAA
- a CDS encoding MBL fold metallo-hydrolase produces MAVKVSRIFHAGYVFESKGVQIAFDPIFENPFSRNCYAYPALEFDYDSIRALSLAAVFISHHHDDHCSLDSLKLLNRNTPIYMFCVHPEMFDWIRQLGFKNVHALKLGGSVQVGPFALKSLPALDVDVDSIFQVNVHGLKILNVVDSWVDEETMNQLIQEKPWDLVMWPFQTMRELEVIEPLRVEPSDRRIPQEWLEQLRFLAPKNLIPSSCQFRMEEWSWYNQAFFPISYQLFSEQVGPVLPQTHIVRLNPGSSLKLEGSEMKAAEPLPWIRVIGNQDVDYHYDPALVPPSTAAIAKHFPELPKEQMARVISYCQNDLPVKYKDVGPSADIYFNKARFWQLSVFDFDGTETVFHFKLTDDEMISVDTCPQPTEWKTEVIATKLYSALTTGESLTSLYLRVEKTVDVDVVEDPLIRCLFNLEFGTYQKAQLDRILIQGN; encoded by the coding sequence ATGGCTGTCAAAGTTTCCAGAATTTTTCATGCGGGCTATGTATTCGAAAGCAAGGGTGTGCAAATCGCCTTTGATCCGATTTTTGAAAATCCATTCAGCCGTAACTGTTATGCTTATCCGGCTCTTGAATTTGATTATGACAGTATTCGGGCCCTAAGCCTCGCGGCTGTCTTTATATCCCACCATCATGATGATCACTGTTCGTTGGATAGTCTTAAGCTCCTAAATCGAAATACGCCGATTTACATGTTTTGCGTGCACCCAGAAATGTTTGACTGGATCAGACAGCTGGGATTTAAGAATGTTCACGCTTTAAAGCTGGGGGGATCTGTTCAAGTAGGTCCTTTTGCGTTGAAATCCTTGCCAGCATTGGATGTGGATGTTGATTCTATATTTCAGGTCAATGTACACGGGCTAAAAATTTTGAATGTGGTGGATTCTTGGGTCGATGAAGAAACAATGAATCAGCTTATTCAGGAAAAGCCATGGGATCTTGTTATGTGGCCTTTTCAAACGATGCGAGAGCTGGAAGTAATCGAGCCCTTGAGGGTGGAACCTTCCGATAGAAGGATTCCGCAGGAATGGTTAGAGCAACTTCGTTTCCTCGCCCCTAAAAATCTGATTCCCAGTTCCTGTCAGTTTCGTATGGAAGAATGGTCTTGGTATAATCAGGCGTTCTTTCCCATTTCTTATCAATTGTTTTCTGAACAGGTTGGGCCCGTTTTACCTCAGACACATATCGTTCGTTTAAATCCAGGATCAAGTCTGAAACTTGAGGGCTCGGAAATGAAGGCCGCGGAGCCCTTGCCTTGGATTCGGGTCATTGGAAATCAGGACGTTGATTATCACTACGATCCCGCGCTGGTTCCTCCGTCAACTGCTGCAATTGCGAAGCATTTTCCTGAATTACCCAAAGAGCAGATGGCGCGAGTGATATCATATTGTCAGAACGATTTGCCAGTTAAGTACAAAGATGTGGGCCCGTCTGCTGATATCTATTTTAATAAGGCTCGCTTTTGGCAGCTTTCTGTTTTTGATTTTGACGGGACGGAAACGGTCTTCCATTTCAAACTGACTGACGATGAAATGATAAGTGTGGACACCTGTCCCCAGCCTACAGAATGGAAAACAGAAGTTATCGCGACGAAGCTCTATTCTGCTTTAACCACAGGGGAGAGTCTGACCTCGCTTTATCTGCGTGTTGAAAAGACCGTGGATGTTGATGTTGTCGAAGACCCCTTGATTCGTTGTCTATTTAATTTAGAGTTTGGAACATATCAAAAAGCTCAACTGGATAGAATCCTTATACAGGGGAACTAA
- a CDS encoding MGMT family protein yields the protein MAVIQLSPFSKKVIETILKIPKGKVATYKQIAELAGKPQGARGVSWILHSCSTTYKLPWHRVLNSQGRISFEVESRNYREQKKKLEKEGVEFSADGKLDLLKFQWSKRPAKSKSQASKPKMFS from the coding sequence ATGGCCGTTATTCAACTTTCACCTTTTTCTAAAAAAGTGATCGAAACTATTTTGAAAATTCCCAAGGGGAAGGTCGCGACCTACAAACAGATTGCCGAGCTTGCTGGTAAACCCCAAGGGGCTCGAGGAGTTTCTTGGATTCTCCATTCCTGTTCAACCACGTACAAATTGCCGTGGCACCGAGTTTTGAACTCGCAAGGCCGCATATCATTTGAGGTGGAAAGTCGAAATTATCGAGAGCAAAAAAAGAAGCTTGAGAAGGAAGGCGTGGAGTTTAGTGCAGACGGAAAATTAGATCTGCTGAAATTCCAATGGAGCAAACGCCCGGCAAAATCAAAGAGCCAGGCGTCTAAGCCGAAAATGTTTTCTTAG
- a CDS encoding 2-hydroxyacid dehydrogenase gives MKVAFFSARKYEEKFFQEAQKDSEIEFDFLEARLTEKTVQLASGYQGICVFVNDVLNEAVLTELHKLGVRFIALRCAGFNNVHLPTATKLGLRVVRVPEYSPYAVAEHAVALLLTLNRKIHKAHYHVREMNFSLEGLVGFDLHGKTVGIIGTGRIGHVFAKIMNGFGCSILVHDIKTDPEIEAMAKYVNLDELLRKSDIISLHCPLNEATKHLIDESAFAKMKSNAVLINTGRGGLIDTQALIKALKAHRIGGACLDVYEEEEGVFFTDQSSEGITDDILARLTTFPNVIMTSHQAFLTQEALMNIADTTKRNLVCLINGTRCENEVAHMS, from the coding sequence ATGAAAGTAGCGTTTTTCAGTGCTCGCAAATACGAAGAAAAGTTTTTTCAAGAGGCTCAGAAAGATTCTGAAATCGAGTTTGATTTTTTGGAGGCAAGACTTACTGAAAAGACCGTGCAACTCGCAAGCGGTTATCAAGGGATATGTGTTTTCGTTAATGATGTTTTAAACGAAGCAGTTCTTACGGAGCTTCATAAACTGGGCGTTCGCTTTATCGCACTTCGCTGCGCAGGATTTAACAATGTCCATTTGCCGACGGCTACAAAGTTAGGTTTGCGAGTGGTGCGCGTTCCTGAATATTCACCTTATGCAGTCGCGGAGCATGCGGTGGCATTGCTGCTTACCTTGAATAGAAAGATTCATAAGGCGCACTATCACGTTCGTGAAATGAATTTTTCACTGGAGGGGCTTGTCGGCTTTGATCTTCATGGAAAGACCGTGGGTATTATCGGAACCGGAAGGATTGGACATGTCTTTGCGAAGATTATGAATGGCTTTGGATGTTCAATTTTAGTCCATGATATTAAAACTGACCCTGAAATTGAGGCGATGGCAAAGTACGTTAATCTGGATGAACTGCTTAGAAAATCTGACATCATTTCTTTGCACTGTCCGTTGAACGAGGCCACCAAGCATCTTATTGATGAAAGCGCCTTTGCGAAAATGAAGAGCAATGCCGTTTTGATTAACACCGGCCGGGGTGGCTTGATTGACACTCAAGCTTTGATCAAAGCATTGAAAGCTCATCGTATTGGCGGAGCCTGTCTTGATGTTTATGAAGAAGAAGAGGGAGTGTTTTTCACAGATCAATCCAGCGAAGGTATCACAGATGATATCCTGGCCCGTTTAACGACGTTCCCAAATGTTATTATGACTTCTCACCAAGCCTTTCTTACTCAAGAGGCCTTAATGAATATTGCTGACACGACTAAAAGGAATCTTGTTTGTTTGATTAATGGAACACGGTGTGAAAACGAGGTCGCACATATGTCTTAG